From the Nodularia sp. NIES-3585 genome, one window contains:
- a CDS encoding ATP-binding protein, whose amino-acid sequence MLTLLNYPFYLTGFIPHGHCYLWKTGLVWLHVISDATIGLAYYSIPLLLIYFISKRKDIPFNGIFFLFSGFILVCGTGHLMEIWTLWHPDYWIAGILKALTAIISIYTAFALIYFIPQALKLTSPAQLEAANTALLNEIVERKKTETSLIRISKAVESVSDAIGIANVAGQSIYHNPAFINLFGYTIDELNASDGPKAIYTNPAEVENVFNTINRGQSWRGEVTMHSSTGRIMQIDLRADAIKDPNGKIIALVGIHTDITERKQAEAQLKEQAIKLEQTIQELQSTQSQLIHNEKMSALGQLVAGVAHEINNPVNFIHGNLIHANIYTQEILNLLNLYQINYPNPGLEIETEIEALDLNFLREDLQKLLSSMKIGTERIRQIVASLRTFSRLDEADLKVVNIHQGIDSTLMILEHRLKTKANYPQIQIIKDYGNLPLVECYAGQLNQVFMNIVVNAIDALEDSLIQGKLTSDKPQIRICTQQINAKQIIIRIIDNGNGIPEQIRKKLFDPFFTTKAIGKGTGLGLSISHQIITQRHGGSLQCISSPNQGAEFIIKIPVQQPKKATNSTNR is encoded by the coding sequence ATGTTAACACTTTTAAATTATCCCTTCTATTTAACCGGTTTTATTCCTCATGGACATTGTTATCTATGGAAAACTGGTCTAGTATGGCTCCACGTTATTTCTGATGCCACGATTGGCCTAGCTTATTATTCTATTCCTCTGTTACTAATTTACTTTATTTCCAAACGCAAAGATATTCCCTTCAACGGAATATTTTTTTTATTTAGTGGTTTTATTCTTGTCTGCGGTACTGGACACTTGATGGAAATTTGGACGCTTTGGCATCCCGATTACTGGATTGCAGGTATTTTAAAGGCTTTAACTGCAATTATTTCTATATATACAGCATTTGCGTTAATTTATTTCATACCTCAAGCTCTAAAACTAACTAGCCCCGCTCAATTAGAAGCAGCCAATACAGCGCTTTTAAATGAAATTGTCGAGCGCAAAAAAACAGAAACATCCTTAATACGTATTAGTAAGGCTGTTGAAAGTGTCAGTGATGCTATTGGTATAGCTAATGTTGCAGGCCAGTCAATTTATCACAATCCTGCTTTTATAAATTTGTTCGGTTACACAATTGATGAACTTAACGCTAGTGATGGACCAAAAGCAATTTATACAAATCCAGCAGAAGTAGAAAACGTCTTCAATACTATCAATCGCGGTCAGTCATGGCGTGGAGAAGTCACCATGCACAGCTCTACTGGTCGTATTATGCAAATTGATTTAAGAGCAGATGCTATCAAAGACCCAAATGGCAAAATTATTGCTTTAGTTGGCATCCATACAGATATTACTGAGCGTAAGCAAGCAGAAGCTCAACTCAAAGAACAAGCAATAAAACTAGAGCAAACCATCCAAGAACTGCAAAGTACCCAATCCCAACTGATTCACAACGAAAAAATGTCTGCTTTGGGTCAATTAGTCGCTGGAGTTGCTCACGAAATCAATAATCCCGTAAATTTTATTCATGGCAATCTAATTCATGCCAACATTTATACCCAAGAAATACTCAATCTACTGAATCTTTACCAAATCAACTACCCAAATCCTGGACTGGAAATTGAAACAGAAATTGAAGCTCTTGACCTCAATTTTTTAAGAGAAGACTTGCAAAAACTGCTTTCTTCAATGAAAATCGGCACAGAACGTATCCGTCAAATTGTGGCTTCTCTTCGTACCTTCTCGCGACTCGATGAAGCTGACTTAAAAGTAGTAAATATCCATCAAGGTATTGACAGTACTTTGATGATTTTAGAACATCGTTTGAAAACCAAAGCCAATTATCCCCAAATTCAAATTATTAAAGATTATGGCAATTTACCTTTAGTCGAGTGTTATGCAGGACAACTAAATCAAGTATTTATGAATATTGTGGTCAATGCAATCGACGCTTTAGAGGATTCACTAATCCAAGGAAAACTCACAAGTGACAAACCACAAATTCGGATTTGTACTCAGCAAATAAATGCCAAACAAATAATTATCCGCATCATTGATAATGGTAATGGTATTCCAGAACAAATTAGAAAAAAGTTATTTGATCCTTTTTTCACTACCAAAGCTATAGGTAAAGGAACTGGTTTAGGTTTATCGATTAGCCATCAAATTATTACCCAGCGACACGGTGGTTCGTTACAGTGTATTTCATCTCCTAACCAAGGCGCGGAATTTATCATTAAAATTCCAGTTCAACAGCCTAAAAAGGCTACCAATTCCACGAATAGGTAG
- a CDS encoding murein hydrolase activator EnvC, with the protein MRSLFFPKTKLFNLCIALCCVLCIAFLWLPVSANTAPSIDTLKQQQQQIKQEREKTIQQRDRLTNLQEAAENRLTGLKQNLETTNTYIEDSELRLRLATENLEELEADLLVTETNYAKSRAATVARLRYLQRSPVSQGWAVLLQSQNISDFIRRRRQLRLVYQADQKILAKLNAQANLINQQKTAVEVQKNEIALIRQQLLVQKADYQIQAESQSELVERLNSDRLALEAAQNQLDRDSQNLSVLIQQKVAQAQAKANSQRNILIRGTGILAFPSNARTSSAFGWRTHPILGYRRFHSGLDFAASHGSKIRAADSGNVIFAGWYGGYGRTVIIDHGKDKTTLYAHVSELYVSEGQSVERGQAIAAVGSTGLSTGPHLHFEVRRRGTPVNPADYF; encoded by the coding sequence ATGAGATCGCTATTTTTTCCCAAAACCAAATTATTTAATTTATGTATTGCATTATGCTGTGTTTTGTGCATTGCATTTTTATGGCTGCCAGTATCGGCAAATACCGCACCATCAATTGATACTCTCAAACAACAGCAGCAACAAATTAAGCAAGAACGTGAAAAAACGATTCAGCAGCGCGATCGCCTGACTAATTTGCAAGAAGCGGCAGAAAATCGGCTAACTGGTTTAAAGCAAAACTTAGAAACTACAAATACTTATATTGAAGATAGTGAGTTACGATTACGCCTGGCTACTGAAAACCTGGAAGAATTAGAAGCAGATTTATTGGTTACAGAAACTAATTATGCAAAAAGTCGCGCAGCAACAGTGGCTAGGTTGCGATATCTTCAGCGATCGCCTGTTTCTCAAGGATGGGCTGTTTTGCTACAAAGCCAAAATATCAGCGATTTTATCCGTCGTCGTCGTCAACTGAGGTTAGTCTATCAGGCTGATCAAAAGATTTTAGCGAAACTCAACGCCCAAGCCAACCTGATAAATCAACAGAAAACGGCTGTAGAAGTGCAAAAAAACGAAATTGCTTTGATTCGTCAGCAGTTACTGGTACAAAAAGCCGATTATCAAATTCAGGCGGAATCACAGTCAGAATTGGTTGAACGTTTAAATAGCGATCGCTTGGCTTTAGAAGCCGCACAAAACCAGCTTGATAGAGATTCTCAAAATTTATCAGTCTTGATTCAACAAAAAGTTGCCCAAGCCCAAGCCAAAGCCAACAGCCAGAGAAATATCTTAATTCGGGGAACTGGGATACTAGCTTTTCCTAGCAACGCACGTACTAGCAGCGCCTTTGGTTGGCGCACACATCCGATTTTAGGATACCGTCGGTTTCACTCAGGGTTAGATTTTGCTGCTAGTCATGGTAGTAAAATTAGAGCAGCCGATTCGGGAAACGTGATTTTTGCAGGTTGGTACGGCGGTTATGGCAGAACCGTAATTATCGATCACGGTAAAGATAAGACTACGTTATATGCACACGTCAGCGAGTTGTATGTTTCTGAAGGACAATCTGTAGAAAGAGGACAAGCGATCGCGGCTGTCGGTTCCACAGGTTTATCTACTGGGCCTCACCTGCATTTTGAAGTGCGTCGCCGTGGTACACCTGTAAACCCTGCTGATTATTTCTAA
- a CDS encoding PEP-CTERM sorting domain-containing protein produces the protein MNFFTKSVVSAALAVGMGVIGTSSAQASTLNRSDFNADAVNFDFQSTALNSTTATDGNLTVINGVVANVGSVGNLAGNSYYDGADSSVIRFNFLNSVSAVGVDFVAFNNDITLSLFDSANNLINSFTQDWTTLPTAAGFPFGFIGLNAGSNSIAYATIDTPLNGNELYIDNIIYQSVTTTAVPEPASMLGLLGIGALGAIAGIKRKQEQKA, from the coding sequence ATGAATTTCTTCACTAAATCAGTTGTTAGTGCTGCTCTCGCGGTGGGAATGGGAGTAATAGGCACTAGTTCTGCTCAAGCAAGTACTCTTAATCGTTCTGACTTTAATGCTGATGCAGTTAATTTTGATTTTCAAAGCACTGCATTAAATAGTACAACTGCTACTGATGGCAATTTGACTGTAATAAATGGAGTGGTGGCGAATGTAGGTTCAGTGGGTAACTTAGCCGGAAACAGCTATTACGATGGGGCAGACTCATCAGTCATCCGCTTTAATTTCTTAAATTCAGTGTCTGCCGTGGGTGTTGATTTTGTCGCATTTAACAATGACATTACTCTGAGCCTTTTTGACAGTGCAAACAATTTAATCAACAGTTTTACTCAAGACTGGACAACATTGCCAACCGCCGCTGGTTTCCCTTTCGGTTTCATTGGTTTAAATGCAGGCAGTAATTCAATTGCTTATGCAACCATTGACACACCTCTGAATGGAAACGAATTATACATAGATAACATTATCTATCAATCAGTTACTACTACTGCTGTACCTGAACCTGCTTCTATGTTAGGTTTGCTTGGCATAGGCGCACTTGGTGCTATTGCCGGTATCAAACGCAAGCAAGAACAAAAAGCTTAA